One Falsihalocynthiibacter arcticus DNA segment encodes these proteins:
- a CDS encoding IS630 family transposase (programmed frameshift): MSAALPMALRARFQEYIEEGLSGRAAAARLKVSAATGVRWLRRIRERGNATPDVQGRPKGHGKLALHREFLVELVAQDGDITLPELAGALKAATGVVAHSASIGRFLRKLGYTYKKSLVATERLRAHVKLRRRDWFRYRIPAMQAHPERLVFIDETSVKTNLTRLRGRSLCGKRLEMDAPFGAWGTQTFIAGLTQDNLIAPWVIKGAMDGEAFEVYVRNVLAPELRPGTVVICDNLATHYNKAAAEALREVGCWFLYLPPYSPDLNPIEMAFSKLKAHLRRIGARTFDQMFDALAKICNLFTPDECWNFFCEAGYGSS, from the exons ATGTCAGCAGCATTACCGATGGCGCTTCGGGCGCGGTTTCAAGAGTACATTGAGGAAGGGTTGAGCGGTCGTGCGGCGGCGGCGCGTTTGAAGGTTTCGGCGGCCACGGGCGTTCGCTGGCTTCGCAGAATCCGTGAGCGAGGCAATGCCACACCGGATGTCCAAGGGCGACCAAAAGGACACGGAAAGCTCGCGCTCCACCGTGAGTTTCTTGTAGAGTTGGTCGCGCAGGATGGTGACATCACACTGCCAGAACTGGCCGGAGCGCTGAAGGCCGCCACGGGTGTTGTTGCCCATTCTGCATCTATCGGACGGTTCCTGCGCAAACTTGGTTACACGTAC AAAAAGTCACTGGTGGCCACCGAGCGGCTCCGCGCCCATGTGAAGCTGCGTCGTCGGGACTGGTTCCGGTACCGTATTCCGGCAATGCAAGCGCATCCTGAACGGCTCGTCTTCATAGACGAGACGTCAGTAAAAACCAATCTGACCCGACTACGTGGGCGCAGTCTATGCGGAAAGCGTCTGGAAATGGACGCACCGTTTGGGGCGTGGGGCACTCAGACGTTCATTGCAGGCCTGACGCAAGATAACCTGATTGCACCATGGGTCATCAAGGGGGCGATGGATGGTGAGGCGTTTGAAGTCTACGTCCGCAATGTCCTTGCCCCGGAACTGCGACCAGGCACTGTCGTCATTTGCGACAACCTTGCCACCCATTACAACAAGGCGGCTGCAGAAGCCTTGCGGGAAGTCGGGTGCTGGTTCCTCTACCTGCCGCCGTACTCACCCGATCTCAACCCCATTGAAATGGCCTTCTCAAAACTCAAAGCCCACCTTCGAAGGATCGGAGCCAGAACATTTGACCAGATGTTCGATGCCCTCGCCAAAATTTGCAATCTCTTCACGCCAGACGAATGCTGGAACTTCTTTTGTGAGGCGGGATACGGATCAAGTTAA
- a CDS encoding helix-turn-helix transcriptional regulator, with amino-acid sequence MTKLNYTPTNDPNRLMDEKEAASLICYSVRALQNWRHRGGGPKYVRVSSRSIRYAYSEVMEWIDTRRVANSSQMI; translated from the coding sequence ATGACCAAATTGAACTATACTCCAACGAACGATCCCAACCGCCTGATGGACGAAAAGGAAGCCGCAAGCCTGATTTGCTATTCCGTTCGCGCCCTTCAAAACTGGCGTCACCGTGGCGGTGGGCCAAAATACGTCCGCGTTTCGTCGCGCTCCATTCGTTACGCCTATTCTGAAGTGATGGAATGGATTGATACCCGCCGCGTCGCGAACTCCAGCCAAATGATTTAA
- a CDS encoding tyrosine-type recombinase/integrase: MATIRQVQRVPNGVIWLDAFRRHIQTFYSVQRPPYTTYLQRPWRHIREIVGLANARIHDMRHTYASNAFSPGMPIQMVGRLLGHTQIQTTMRYTHLADDPVRRCRTYRS; encoded by the coding sequence GTGGCAACAATTCGTCAAGTACAGCGTGTACCTAACGGTGTTATCTGGTTGGATGCTTTTCGTCGTCATATACAAACGTTTTATAGCGTACAACGGCCCCCATATACCACCTATTTGCAGCGGCCTTGGCGGCATATTCGCGAGATTGTCGGATTAGCGAATGCGCGCATCCACGATATGCGTCACACTTATGCGTCCAATGCATTTTCTCCTGGAATGCCCATTCAGATGGTTGGGCGGCTTTTGGGACATACGCAAATTCAAACCACAATGCGCTATACGCACCTTGCGGATGATCCCGTGCGCCGCTGTAGAACCTACAGATCGTAG
- a CDS encoding helix-turn-helix domain-containing protein, translating into MIRPNFLTTADRLELLSCVKRQREDYGVARRANALSLLNDGMSCAQIAKVLFLDDDTVRSWHKQYLAEDWEAVAYDGWKGGQSRMTIAHEADLSEWLEERFCRSTAQIRAYMGAKFNIHYLILAASSFWPVWGSSIANQRRCPVWLTLKSRPHSSHFIRTY; encoded by the coding sequence ATGATCCGCCCTAATTTTCTTACCACTGCAGACCGCCTTGAGCTTTTATCCTGCGTGAAGCGCCAGCGTGAGGATTACGGGGTTGCGCGGCGGGCGAATGCGCTTTCGCTGCTGAATGATGGGATGTCATGTGCCCAAATCGCAAAGGTTCTGTTTCTGGACGACGACACGGTGCGCAGCTGGCACAAGCAATATTTGGCTGAGGACTGGGAGGCCGTCGCCTACGATGGGTGGAAAGGCGGGCAGTCACGGATGACGATTGCTCATGAGGCGGATTTGAGCGAATGGCTTGAGGAACGGTTCTGCCGTTCAACGGCGCAGATCAGAGCCTATATGGGTGCAAAATTCAACATCCACTATCTCATTCTGGCTGCATCAAGCTTCTGGCCCGTCTGGGGTTCGAGTATCGCAAACCAAAGGCGTTGCCCCGTGTGGCTGACGTTGAAAAGCAGGCCGCATTCATCGCATTTCATACGAACCTACTGA
- a CDS encoding IS630 family transposase has product MGFEYRKPKALPRVADVEKQAAFIAFHTNLLNNLPADEAVDFSDAVHPEYQSKPSHGWARKGSNPAIQTTSGRVNIHGALNLETFDAPFVEPTTVDGVSSVQLLAKIEARNPDKRISHVIWDNAPYHKGPNVRAFLSRKNCRIHLIQLPPYCPHLNPIERLWAVMHSHVTHNRHYPTQKHFANPILNFMREVVPKKWRNFRDQVTDNFRIISHRNVRVVL; this is encoded by the coding sequence CTGGGGTTCGAGTATCGCAAACCAAAGGCGTTGCCCCGTGTGGCTGACGTTGAAAAGCAGGCCGCATTCATCGCATTTCATACGAACCTACTGAATAACTTGCCTGCCGACGAGGCCGTCGACTTCTCGGATGCAGTTCATCCGGAATATCAAAGCAAACCCAGCCATGGTTGGGCTCGCAAAGGGTCAAATCCCGCCATCCAAACGACATCTGGGCGCGTGAACATTCACGGCGCTCTGAACCTGGAAACCTTTGACGCGCCCTTCGTTGAACCAACCACCGTCGATGGGGTCAGCTCCGTTCAGCTTCTCGCCAAAATTGAGGCCAGAAACCCTGACAAACGTATCAGTCACGTCATTTGGGACAATGCCCCATACCACAAAGGCCCCAATGTCAGAGCGTTCCTGTCGCGCAAAAACTGTCGCATTCACCTGATCCAACTGCCGCCCTATTGCCCTCATCTCAATCCCATTGAGAGGCTCTGGGCCGTCATGCACAGCCACGTCACCCATAATCGGCACTATCCAACGCAAAAACACTTCGCCAACCCAATCTTGAACTTTATGCGAGAGGTCGTCCCAAAAAAGTGGCGCAACTTTCGAGATCAAGTAACTGATAACTTCCGCATCATCTCACATCGCAACGTTCGGGTTGTGCTGTAG
- a CDS encoding AAA family ATPase has product MNIKATKGDGGNVEASLWIKSARNKGISVHIPSGNGLTNVIRDQRREISAYIPGLAGIPLLEERRSKMIVERLAAAGDANTVLRNVLNLLKNMDINGQNGLSLVRDYVSQIMGEFTLNVEFDEERDSRIRASFQTTPMKVADHRRFKPLELAGIGFLRVIQILSYLVYFRPILLLVDEPDSHLHPTAQEMPIAVLSEAAQLFGTQVILGQPIVRR; this is encoded by the coding sequence TTGAATATCAAGGCGACGAAGGGTGACGGGGGCAATGTCGAAGCAAGCCTTTGGATTAAATCGGCACGTAATAAAGGCATCAGCGTTCATATTCCTTCAGGTAACGGATTGACGAACGTGATCCGCGATCAAAGGCGTGAAATCAGCGCATATATCCCTGGGTTAGCTGGTATCCCATTGCTTGAAGAAAGACGATCTAAGATGATTGTTGAAAGGCTGGCCGCTGCTGGGGACGCCAATACGGTTCTTAGAAACGTTCTGAACCTTCTTAAAAATATGGATATTAATGGACAGAATGGTCTAAGCCTCGTCCGGGACTACGTTTCTCAGATTATGGGTGAGTTCACTTTGAATGTTGAGTTTGATGAAGAACGGGATTCAAGAATTCGCGCCAGCTTCCAAACAACCCCCATGAAAGTCGCTGATCACAGGAGATTCAAACCATTGGAATTGGCCGGAATTGGGTTTCTTCGAGTTATTCAAATTCTTTCATATTTGGTATATTTTCGACCGATCTTATTGTTGGTCGATGAGCCGGATTCGCACCTTCACCCAACCGCCCAAGAGATGCCGATTGCCGTACTGTCTGAAGCGGCACAGTTATTCGGAACACAGGTCATACTGGGGCAACCCATAGTCCGTCGGTAG
- a CDS encoding OmpA family protein: MPEVVEEPVAEVPVVEESAPDAAVTPTEEAPIVEEVAPAEESPVVEEAAPAEEAPVVEEVAPVEEAVVAEEPVPAEETPVAETPAPEVQAAPAEETPTPEVAEETVKDVTPEEPAAKPANAIEPKAAETETVVAPAAPQEVPAGEAGGEVVTDEERQAIAAANAPTQVETSAAATTGAAETEAEVTTQTITKDDVRTSDEDFETSVNEKAEPAAKTTSKTEGLSNFEKALLLGLGAVVVGAVLNNGDKVVSNSGDRVVIERDGELRVLKNDDELLQRPGSQVQTQTFQDGSTRSVVSYEDDSQIITIRSRDGTVLRRTMIRASDGSEVVLFDDTRTIEAVDFKALPTLESLEKQQRAQDASLETALQRALFVDVGRTFSLQQIRDYKRVRALAPQVELDAVTFATGSAAIAPSQAEALRDLGLTMRDIIEKEPSSVFLIEGHTDAVGAASYNLALSDRRAETVALALTEYFAVPPQNLITQGYGEADLKVMVLSDERANRRAVVRNISSLLK, from the coding sequence GTGCCAGAAGTTGTTGAGGAACCCGTTGCGGAAGTTCCGGTTGTCGAAGAGTCTGCACCAGACGCGGCAGTCACCCCAACAGAAGAGGCACCCATTGTTGAAGAGGTTGCGCCGGCTGAGGAGAGCCCTGTCGTAGAAGAGGCTGCACCCGCTGAGGAGGCCCCCGTCGTGGAAGAGGTCGCACCAGTAGAAGAAGCCGTCGTTGCAGAAGAGCCAGTTCCGGCGGAAGAAACTCCCGTTGCAGAAACTCCCGCCCCTGAAGTTCAAGCGGCTCCCGCCGAAGAAACCCCAACTCCAGAGGTTGCGGAGGAAACTGTGAAAGACGTGACGCCCGAAGAACCAGCAGCCAAGCCTGCAAATGCAATAGAGCCTAAAGCGGCCGAAACAGAAACCGTCGTCGCTCCCGCCGCTCCACAAGAGGTACCAGCTGGTGAAGCTGGCGGCGAAGTCGTCACCGATGAGGAGCGTCAGGCGATTGCTGCTGCAAACGCCCCAACGCAAGTCGAAACCTCAGCTGCGGCCACGACGGGCGCTGCCGAAACTGAAGCGGAGGTCACGACACAGACAATTACCAAGGATGATGTGCGCACAAGTGACGAAGATTTTGAAACATCTGTGAATGAAAAAGCCGAACCCGCGGCGAAAACGACCAGTAAAACCGAAGGTCTGTCAAACTTTGAAAAAGCCCTTCTTTTGGGACTTGGGGCAGTAGTCGTTGGCGCGGTCTTGAACAACGGCGACAAAGTTGTTTCAAACTCTGGAGATCGGGTTGTCATCGAACGTGACGGCGAATTGCGTGTGTTGAAAAACGACGATGAATTGCTCCAACGTCCCGGTTCACAAGTGCAAACCCAGACGTTTCAGGACGGTTCCACGCGCTCGGTTGTGTCCTATGAAGATGACAGTCAAATCATAACAATTCGCTCTAGAGATGGCACGGTTCTGCGCCGGACAATGATCCGCGCGAGTGACGGCAGCGAGGTCGTGCTGTTTGATGACACACGCACCATTGAGGCCGTAGACTTTAAGGCGCTGCCCACGTTGGAGAGCCTTGAGAAACAACAACGCGCACAGGATGCGTCGCTTGAAACCGCCTTGCAGCGCGCCTTGTTTGTTGATGTCGGGCGTACCTTCTCGCTGCAACAAATACGCGACTACAAGCGGGTGCGGGCCTTGGCGCCGCAAGTTGAACTCGACGCCGTTACATTCGCCACTGGCTCCGCTGCAATTGCCCCCAGCCAAGCCGAAGCTTTACGGGATCTTGGGCTGACGATGCGCGATATTATCGAAAAAGAGCCGTCGTCGGTCTTTCTCATCGAAGGGCACACAGACGCTGTTGGCGCGGCGAGTTATAACTTGGCTCTCTCCGACCGGCGCGCTGAAACGGTTGCATTGGCATTGACCGAATACTTTGCCGTTCCTCCTCAAAACCTGATCACTCAGGGTTATGGCGAAGCGGACCTAAAAGTAATGGTGCTCAGCGATGAGCGCGCAAATCGGCGTGCCGTTGTGCGCAATATTTCAAGCCTTTTGAAATAA
- a CDS encoding efflux RND transporter permease subunit, with the protein MNGLIDAAFSRARVVVMALVMILTVGTYAYISIPKESSPEIPIPIFYVSTGLDGISPEDSERLLVEPLELELSSITGLKQMTSNAGEGHASVQLEFEPGFDSESALDKVREGVDRASSDLPSDASDPTVTEINTALFPILTAILSGPVPERTLNRLSEDLKDEIEGLEGVLEVEVGGERTELLEVLIDPTVFETYNISFEELIGQINRNNQLIAAGAIENGAGRLVLKVPGLIEDIDDIMALPVKVRNNTVVTFADVATIRRTFEDPNGFARIDGQPALALEIKKRSGSNIIETVAAVRALIEEKQKDWPESVSINYMQDESEQVETMLSDLEANVIAAVILVMIVIVWALGIRSALLVGLAIPGAFLAGVTALLLMGYTMNLVVLFSLILVVGMLVDGAIVTTELADRRLQEGDPPKVAYAFAAKRMAWPIIASTATTLSVFLPLLFWSGTVGEFMKFLPITVILTLTASLFMALIFIPVVGGIIGKKPPQSAKDKATLYAAEKGDPRDLKGFTGRYVRVLQFAILRPWATLIMAISFLMAAFTAYGHFGNGISFFPSVEPDFAQVQVRARDNFSIFEKDALVRRVENRLFDFDEIASVYARSGGGNQDAADLIGTIQVEFTEWDTRRTAAIIGEEIRTEMATIPGIDVQVQTASNGPSAGKPVSLRVRAQDPLAQGAAVDEIRAAMDAIGGFTDVTDTRPLPGVEWRITVNRSEAARFGADISTLGQAVQLLTRGITVADYRPSDADGTVDINVRFPSDERTLEKLQALRVPTSVGLVPISNFVTFEPSPRTGTITRIDQRRVISIEANVAPGLLVNDQVVALQAAIAKIDLPEGVEASFAGEAQDQTDAMIFLAGAFATAIFMMFAILVIQFNNFYQAFVVMSAIVFSIAGVLFGLIVTGRPFGVVMGGIGVIALAGIVVNNNIVLIDTYNDLKKAGLSPLESALRTGAQRLRPVVLTSVTTALGLMPMVIGVNINFFTREIVYGAPSTQWWTELSSAIAGGLVIATVLTLIVTPAMLMLGEKKTLRAKPTLGNIEPKPA; encoded by the coding sequence ATGAACGGCCTGATTGACGCGGCCTTTAGCCGTGCGCGCGTGGTCGTCATGGCGCTGGTTATGATCCTGACCGTGGGGACCTATGCCTATATTTCGATCCCCAAGGAAAGCTCGCCCGAAATCCCCATCCCGATCTTCTATGTCTCGACGGGCCTTGACGGTATTTCCCCCGAAGACAGCGAGCGCCTGTTGGTTGAACCGCTTGAGCTAGAACTCAGTTCGATCACTGGCCTCAAGCAAATGACCAGCAACGCAGGCGAAGGACATGCCAGCGTCCAGTTGGAATTTGAACCCGGTTTTGATTCCGAATCCGCATTGGACAAGGTGAGGGAAGGGGTAGACCGTGCCAGTTCTGATCTGCCCAGCGATGCATCTGACCCAACCGTCACCGAAATCAACACAGCACTTTTCCCAATCTTGACCGCAATCCTTTCTGGCCCCGTGCCAGAGCGGACTCTTAATAGGCTTTCCGAAGACCTAAAGGATGAGATCGAAGGACTTGAAGGGGTGCTTGAGGTTGAAGTGGGTGGCGAACGCACGGAATTGCTTGAAGTGCTGATCGATCCCACTGTGTTTGAAACCTATAATATCAGCTTCGAGGAGTTGATCGGCCAAATCAATCGCAACAACCAGTTGATCGCCGCCGGTGCCATTGAAAACGGCGCAGGTCGGCTTGTGTTGAAAGTTCCGGGCCTGATTGAGGATATCGACGATATCATGGCGCTTCCGGTCAAGGTGCGTAACAATACCGTCGTTACCTTTGCCGACGTCGCCACAATTCGCCGTACCTTCGAGGACCCGAACGGATTTGCCCGTATCGACGGGCAACCCGCACTCGCCCTAGAGATCAAAAAACGCTCGGGGTCCAATATCATCGAAACCGTCGCCGCTGTGCGCGCTTTGATTGAAGAGAAACAAAAAGACTGGCCCGAAAGCGTCAGCATCAACTACATGCAGGACGAAAGCGAGCAAGTGGAAACGATGCTCAGCGATCTTGAGGCCAACGTCATTGCCGCTGTGATCCTTGTGATGATCGTCATTGTTTGGGCGCTTGGAATCCGGTCTGCGCTACTTGTGGGACTCGCCATTCCGGGGGCCTTTCTCGCCGGCGTCACGGCGCTCCTGCTCATGGGCTATACCATGAATCTCGTTGTCCTCTTCTCATTGATCCTTGTGGTGGGAATGTTGGTCGACGGGGCCATTGTCACCACCGAACTTGCCGACCGCCGTTTGCAAGAGGGCGACCCACCCAAGGTCGCTTATGCCTTTGCCGCCAAGCGGATGGCGTGGCCGATCATTGCCTCAACCGCCACAACGCTTTCCGTGTTTTTGCCGCTCCTGTTCTGGTCTGGCACCGTGGGCGAGTTTATGAAATTCCTCCCCATCACGGTGATCCTAACACTGACCGCCTCGCTCTTTATGGCACTGATTTTCATTCCAGTTGTGGGTGGGATTATCGGCAAAAAACCCCCTCAGTCCGCCAAAGACAAGGCCACACTTTACGCCGCCGAAAAGGGCGACCCGCGCGACCTTAAGGGTTTCACTGGCCGTTATGTCCGTGTCTTGCAATTCGCGATCCTGCGACCTTGGGCTACTCTCATCATGGCGATTTCGTTTTTGATGGCCGCCTTTACCGCCTATGGGCATTTCGGCAACGGCATCAGTTTCTTCCCGTCTGTTGAGCCCGATTTCGCACAGGTCCAAGTGCGCGCCCGCGATAATTTCTCAATCTTTGAGAAGGACGCCTTGGTGCGACGTGTGGAAAATCGCCTGTTCGATTTTGATGAAATCGCCTCGGTTTACGCCCGCTCGGGTGGCGGCAACCAAGACGCCGCCGACCTGATCGGAACCATCCAAGTTGAATTCACCGAATGGGATACACGCCGCACCGCCGCCATAATCGGCGAGGAAATTCGCACAGAAATGGCCACAATTCCCGGTATCGATGTGCAAGTACAAACGGCCTCAAACGGCCCCTCGGCAGGAAAACCTGTGAGTTTGCGCGTGCGGGCACAGGACCCATTGGCGCAAGGCGCAGCGGTGGATGAAATCCGTGCCGCCATGGATGCAATTGGTGGTTTCACCGATGTCACCGACACGCGCCCCCTGCCCGGCGTTGAATGGCGTATCACGGTTAACCGTTCCGAAGCCGCAAGGTTTGGCGCCGACATCTCGACCCTTGGTCAGGCGGTCCAGCTCCTGACTCGTGGCATCACCGTGGCCGATTATCGCCCCAGCGACGCCGATGGCACGGTCGACATCAACGTCCGGTTCCCCTCTGACGAACGCACGCTTGAGAAGCTGCAAGCCTTGCGCGTCCCGACCTCTGTTGGCCTTGTCCCGATCTCGAATTTCGTGACGTTCGAACCCAGCCCGCGCACAGGTACGATCACCCGTATCGACCAACGCCGTGTCATCAGCATTGAAGCAAATGTCGCCCCCGGTTTGCTCGTTAATGATCAAGTTGTAGCGCTCCAAGCCGCCATCGCCAAGATCGACCTCCCCGAAGGCGTCGAGGCGTCGTTTGCGGGCGAAGCGCAGGATCAAACCGACGCGATGATCTTCCTTGCGGGGGCTTTCGCCACGGCGATCTTCATGATGTTCGCGATTTTGGTGATCCAGTTCAACAACTTCTACCAAGCCTTTGTCGTCATGAGTGCCATCGTGTTTTCAATCGCGGGCGTCCTCTTTGGCTTGATCGTCACGGGACGCCCCTTCGGTGTGGTTATGGGCGGTATCGGAGTAATCGCGCTTGCGGGCATCGTGGTGAACAACAACATCGTTTTGATCGACACCTACAATGACCTCAAAAAAGCAGGGCTCTCGCCGCTGGAATCCGCCCTCCGCACAGGCGCGCAACGTTTGCGACCCGTGGTTTTAACGTCGGTCACGACAGCGCTTGGCCTGATGCCGATGGTGATTGGTGTGAACATCAACTTTTTCACCCGCGAAATCGTGTATGGCGCGCCCTCCACACAATGGTGGACAGAACTGTCCTCGGCCATCGCGGGCGGCCTTGTGATTGCAACTGTGCTCACGTTGATCGTCACACCGGCCATGCTGATGCTGGGGGAGAAAAAGACGCTCCGTGCCAAGCCGACACTTGGAAATATTGAGCCTAAGCCAGCCTAA
- a CDS encoding efflux RND transporter periplasmic adaptor subunit codes for MKDTLPTGRTALVFESDSGSTRSRWVAGGLAIAIVAWMGSGFIFPSTDTTQNAQPVVAPRAVTVAVQRSIAETVEQVFVAEGQALPDRDTMIRAEISGEISEVLVDKGVDLEAGQIIARFDTASQISDLARAQGEFARAQRESDTAAALLERGVATADRVAQASATLAAAQSGVTLAQEAIGNSEIRAPFAGRLESLDIDVGEYVSTGDSVGRIVDNRSLTIRIQIPQQSLRDIQVGQKADVAFITGAIGSGLVDFVGSSADAATRTFIAEIEVSNADGSIPAGISAQLRIITGELTAHFISPAILSLGTDGALGIKTVDSDNRVVFHKVGIVRAQTDGIWVSGLPDDAQIISIGQGFVNDGEIVDPQPDTTAEPASPAPETASQVKNGANGQIIETKPNEESNQ; via the coding sequence ATGAAAGATACCTTACCAACTGGCCGCACTGCGCTCGTTTTTGAAAGCGATTCCGGTTCGACTCGATCCAGATGGGTGGCCGGTGGACTGGCGATTGCAATCGTCGCTTGGATGGGGAGCGGTTTCATTTTTCCATCCACAGACACCACACAAAACGCACAGCCCGTCGTGGCCCCCAGAGCCGTCACAGTTGCCGTTCAGCGATCGATAGCTGAAACGGTCGAACAGGTTTTCGTCGCCGAAGGTCAGGCCCTGCCCGATCGCGATACTATGATCCGCGCCGAGATTTCAGGAGAAATCAGCGAGGTCTTGGTAGACAAGGGTGTGGATCTCGAAGCAGGCCAAATCATTGCGCGTTTTGATACCGCCTCACAAATCTCAGACTTGGCACGGGCGCAAGGCGAGTTCGCCCGCGCGCAACGTGAATCCGATACCGCTGCTGCCTTGCTCGAACGCGGTGTGGCGACGGCAGATCGTGTGGCCCAAGCTAGTGCTACCTTGGCGGCGGCCCAATCGGGCGTGACCTTGGCACAAGAGGCCATTGGCAATTCCGAAATCCGCGCCCCCTTTGCGGGACGCCTTGAGAGCCTTGATATCGACGTTGGCGAATATGTCTCCACAGGCGACAGCGTGGGCCGAATTGTTGACAACAGATCGCTCACCATTCGCATTCAAATACCGCAACAATCCCTGCGTGATATTCAGGTTGGCCAAAAAGCCGACGTTGCCTTCATCACGGGCGCCATTGGTTCTGGGCTGGTTGATTTTGTCGGCAGCAGCGCCGATGCCGCGACACGGACCTTCATCGCCGAAATCGAGGTTTCTAATGCGGACGGATCAATCCCCGCTGGGATCAGTGCCCAGTTGCGCATTATTACGGGCGAACTGACCGCACATTTCATCTCGCCCGCTATCTTGTCCCTTGGAACCGATGGCGCTCTGGGGATCAAAACCGTGGACAGCGACAATCGCGTTGTCTTTCATAAGGTGGGTATCGTGCGCGCCCAAACCGATGGCATCTGGGTCTCGGGTTTGCCCGATGACGCCCAGATCATTTCCATCGGTCAGGGCTTTGTTAACGACGGCGAAATCGTGGACCCGCAACCTGACACCACCGCAGAGCCAGCATCCCCCGCGCCAGAGACCGCAAGCCAAGTCAAAAACGGCGCGAACGGGCAAATCATCGAAACGAAGCCTAACGAAGAGTCAAACCAATGA
- a CDS encoding GbsR/MarR family transcriptional regulator, with protein sequence MSSQGQIDTIRTDFIERMGVVAQTEGTPRMAGQIFAMLVFDGDAIAFGEIATNLAVSRATVSTSIRLLEDRGLIRRVNKRGERQDYFQLADDAYLTMMKFALSGTQRAKGEIDDAIQNLPDGTEDVRRRLSDFSGFYDAINTSLSKTMSNMPKTKP encoded by the coding sequence ATGTCTAGCCAAGGTCAAATCGACACCATACGCACCGACTTTATCGAACGCATGGGCGTCGTGGCACAGACCGAAGGCACGCCCCGCATGGCGGGACAGATTTTTGCGATGCTGGTCTTTGACGGGGATGCAATCGCATTTGGCGAAATTGCCACCAATCTAGCCGTGAGCCGCGCGACCGTCAGCACAAGCATCCGCCTTCTCGAAGACCGTGGATTGATCCGGCGGGTCAACAAGCGGGGCGAGCGGCAGGATTATTTCCAACTGGCCGACGATGCCTATCTCACTATGATGAAGTTCGCACTTTCGGGTACGCAACGGGCAAAAGGCGAAATTGACGATGCGATCCAAAACCTTCCCGATGGAACCGAGGATGTGCGCCGCCGGTTGAGCGATTTCTCCGGCTTCTATGACGCGATCAATACTTCCTTGTCAAAAACCATGTCTAACATGCCCAAGACCAAGCCCTGA